A genomic stretch from uncultured Pseudodesulfovibrio sp. includes:
- the tolR gene encoding protein TolR: MAIKTGGGFLNEINVTPFVDVMLVLLIIFMVTAPLMTQGVEVDLPITKTVKNLPQDSEHLVLSIKKDGTVFLDEYQVGLDELQDHLKRLVAKQKKQLFLRADKDVAYGTVVMIMGEIKGAGIDRLGIVAEKSADPKKETK, from the coding sequence ATGGCAATCAAGACCGGCGGGGGCTTCCTCAACGAGATCAACGTCACGCCTTTCGTGGACGTGATGCTGGTGCTACTGATTATTTTCATGGTCACGGCACCACTCATGACACAGGGGGTCGAAGTAGACCTACCCATCACCAAGACGGTCAAGAACCTGCCGCAGGACTCCGAGCATCTGGTGCTCTCAATCAAGAAAGACGGAACAGTATTTCTCGACGAATACCAAGTGGGGCTGGACGAATTGCAGGATCATCTGAAACGATTGGTCGCAAAACAGAAAAAACAGCTTTTCCTTCGCGCCGATAAAGACGTGGCATATGGCACCGTGGTCATGATTATGGGTGAAATCAAAGGCGCAGGCATCGACCGGCTGGGTATCGTGGCGGAGAAGTCTGCTGATCCGAAAAAAGAGACAAAGTAA
- a CDS encoding MotA/TolQ/ExbB proton channel family protein, with the protein MNFLPESDMLTLLSGATLAVKLVMIFLAMMSIWSWTIIFFKFFTIGSARKKVMQGYDAFMGAQDLTNGLKKLGDKEHSPLARVSTLAVQEFRLLEKAEVDQERKRLLVKDTLRRVLKQGITKEMRILTRNLPFLATCANAAPFIGLFGTVWGIMHSFHSIGLAQSAALATVAPGISEALIATAIGLLVAIPATIFYNYFLGKLNEVETGMIDFAGAFLNRAEREITWSSKTEKR; encoded by the coding sequence ATGAATTTTTTACCTGAAAGCGACATGTTGACTCTCTTGTCAGGGGCAACGCTTGCCGTGAAGCTGGTGATGATTTTCCTTGCCATGATGTCCATATGGAGTTGGACCATCATCTTCTTCAAATTTTTTACCATTGGCTCGGCCCGGAAAAAAGTCATGCAGGGGTATGACGCCTTTATGGGGGCCCAGGATCTGACCAACGGGCTCAAAAAACTGGGAGACAAAGAGCATTCCCCCCTAGCCCGGGTTTCAACCCTGGCCGTACAGGAATTCCGACTGCTGGAAAAGGCAGAGGTCGACCAGGAACGTAAACGGCTGCTCGTCAAGGACACTCTGCGTCGTGTACTCAAGCAGGGGATTACCAAGGAAATGAGGATTTTGACACGCAACCTTCCTTTCCTCGCCACCTGTGCAAACGCGGCGCCGTTCATCGGCCTGTTTGGCACGGTCTGGGGCATCATGCATTCGTTCCACTCCATCGGTCTCGCCCAGTCTGCAGCCCTGGCAACCGTTGCCCCCGGTATTTCCGAAGCACTTATCGCCACGGCCATCGGCCTTCTGGTCGCTATCCCGGCAACCATTTTCTACAATTACTTCCTCGGCAAACTGAACGAAGTCGAAACCGGCATGATTGATTTCGCCGGTGCTTTTCTGAACCGGGCTGAACGTGAAATCACCTGGTCCTCCAAAACGGAAAAGAGATAG
- a CDS encoding response regulator — protein sequence MKLLVLAGKNVESASIIPMLQGHDHSLVHLASVSRGIRRLEKQETDCVILVPDEGDTTWARAIRRIRKEYGVHVIILIDGEHQEKVLSLGGFDSFPYDHRMLGNMSRSLRHLESQLALERQLDQERALHEWMEETDRLGSWEMDSQGRVRWSKGFRRIMERGCHSLDESFDSIRPCVHPEDVEVFDRANEATFEQGWPLDFEYRVVGKDNKINYLHVNREIELDDAGKIRRAHGMARDVSLQKELEELLFRRDAILQVLTSFAGRFLRKADWEEGISNALNELGKVADVTRVFLFSKNNNESSAETLTLSHEWVAEGIPSISGKPEFINQSFSPQYDAWRIPLLRRKIICGHVKDFRKGERAFFEATGAKSVMVVPVFAGDSWWGFLGFSEHREERDWLPVEIESLTLAANLFGSAIFYGRMGEKLVSANRSAEEASAIALEASLSKSMFLANMSHEIRTPISGILGMAEMVVTTGLTDEQREHMDMIRDAARSLLNIVNDILDISKIEAGKMELKPVDFEFRSALETSVRSFGPQADINNIVFRYSVSEDVPIMLNGDSDRVGQVLWNLLGNALKFTERGLVELTVDATLREADRVCLLFKVRDTGVGISQDKLDSIFDSFTQADSSLRKKHQGTGLGLTISRQLVNMMGGEIGVESAVGFGSTFHFTAWFGVAKEQKAIEPLRTSTPMALHLNILLAEDNPLNRKYLTHFLSMFGHTITTAENGIEALNILETKGKKIDIVLMDVQMPEMSGIEATQAIRESDGKLYDRSIPIIALTAYAMKGDKERMLASGMNDYVSKPVDMHALSDAIVRCMGSRPPRERGGGAAAVQTLEGRTGKDAIPFTLDMQALINRFEGNMTLLKDILDLFVVEAEEKLTNLDKATGIRDAKMMGASLHSITNIASHVLAMELVKKSRELEKRCYLGQVDSVIRELEPLKNGFKKLVKAVSAEAVKL from the coding sequence TTGAAATTGTTGGTCTTGGCCGGAAAGAATGTGGAGTCGGCATCCATTATCCCTATGCTGCAGGGACATGATCATTCACTGGTTCATCTGGCATCTGTCTCGCGTGGGATTCGTCGTCTGGAAAAGCAGGAGACGGACTGTGTCATCCTTGTCCCAGACGAAGGGGATACCACTTGGGCTCGGGCGATTCGTCGTATCCGTAAGGAGTATGGGGTCCATGTCATTATCTTGATCGACGGGGAACATCAGGAAAAAGTCCTTTCTTTGGGGGGATTTGATTCTTTTCCCTATGATCACAGGATGCTGGGCAACATGTCCAGAAGCCTTCGACACTTGGAGAGCCAGTTGGCTCTGGAGAGACAGTTGGATCAAGAGCGAGCCCTTCATGAATGGATGGAGGAGACAGATCGGCTCGGAAGTTGGGAAATGGACTCTCAGGGGCGGGTTCGGTGGTCAAAAGGTTTTCGTCGGATAATGGAACGAGGTTGTCACTCTCTTGATGAATCATTCGATTCGATTCGGCCCTGTGTCCACCCTGAAGATGTTGAAGTGTTTGACCGGGCCAATGAAGCCACTTTTGAACAAGGATGGCCACTCGATTTCGAGTATAGAGTTGTTGGAAAAGATAATAAAATAAATTACCTGCATGTAAATCGAGAAATTGAACTGGATGACGCCGGCAAGATTCGTCGGGCGCACGGCATGGCTCGGGACGTATCCCTCCAAAAGGAATTGGAGGAACTGCTTTTCCGCAGGGATGCCATTTTGCAGGTTTTGACGTCTTTTGCGGGTCGATTCTTGCGCAAGGCAGACTGGGAAGAAGGCATAAGCAATGCTCTCAATGAGTTGGGCAAGGTGGCGGATGTCACCAGAGTCTTTCTTTTCAGCAAGAACAACAACGAGTCCTCCGCCGAGACCCTGACGTTGAGCCATGAGTGGGTTGCTGAAGGAATCCCGAGCATTTCCGGAAAACCCGAGTTTATCAATCAAAGCTTCTCTCCTCAATATGATGCATGGCGTATACCGCTTCTCAGGCGCAAGATCATTTGCGGTCATGTCAAGGACTTTCGTAAAGGTGAACGGGCTTTTTTCGAAGCGACAGGAGCCAAATCCGTCATGGTCGTGCCGGTGTTTGCCGGGGATAGTTGGTGGGGCTTTTTGGGTTTTTCCGAACATCGGGAAGAACGGGACTGGCTCCCCGTGGAGATAGAATCCCTGACGCTTGCGGCTAATCTTTTCGGTTCGGCCATCTTCTATGGTCGCATGGGTGAAAAGTTGGTGTCCGCGAATCGGTCCGCAGAAGAGGCTTCTGCAATTGCGCTTGAGGCGAGCCTGTCCAAGTCCATGTTCCTGGCCAACATGAGCCATGAAATACGGACTCCCATCAGCGGGATTCTGGGCATGGCCGAGATGGTGGTCACCACAGGCCTTACAGACGAGCAGCGGGAACATATGGACATGATTCGCGACGCCGCTCGCTCCTTGCTGAACATTGTCAACGATATCCTCGATATTTCAAAGATCGAGGCGGGCAAGATGGAACTCAAACCCGTGGATTTCGAGTTCCGGTCCGCACTTGAGACAAGCGTTCGGTCCTTTGGCCCGCAGGCCGATATAAACAATATCGTGTTTCGCTATTCTGTCAGCGAAGACGTGCCGATCATGCTTAACGGAGATTCCGATCGGGTGGGGCAGGTCTTATGGAATCTTTTGGGGAACGCCCTCAAATTCACGGAAAGAGGATTGGTTGAATTGACGGTTGATGCCACCTTGCGGGAAGCGGATCGAGTCTGCCTGCTGTTCAAGGTTCGGGACACTGGTGTGGGCATTTCTCAGGACAAGCTCGACAGTATCTTTGACAGCTTCACTCAGGCGGACAGTTCTCTTCGCAAGAAGCATCAGGGTACTGGCCTGGGGCTGACCATATCCCGGCAACTCGTCAATATGATGGGTGGAGAGATCGGCGTGGAGAGTGCCGTGGGATTTGGTTCCACTTTCCATTTCACGGCCTGGTTCGGTGTGGCAAAGGAACAGAAAGCGATAGAGCCGCTCAGGACTTCAACGCCAATGGCGCTGCATCTGAATATTTTGCTGGCCGAGGACAACCCGTTGAATCGGAAGTATCTGACACATTTCCTTTCCATGTTCGGCCACACCATTACCACGGCGGAGAACGGTATCGAGGCGTTGAACATCCTTGAAACAAAAGGAAAAAAAATCGACATTGTTCTCATGGATGTCCAAATGCCTGAAATGAGTGGCATCGAAGCCACTCAGGCTATCAGGGAGTCCGATGGAAAGCTGTATGATCGATCCATACCGATTATCGCTCTGACAGCCTACGCCATGAAGGGTGACAAGGAACGGATGCTGGCATCAGGCATGAACGATTATGTCAGTAAGCCTGTTGACATGCATGCGCTTTCGGACGCAATCGTTCGTTGTATGGGTAGCCGGCCTCCGCGAGAACGGGGTGGGGGGGCTGCCGCGGTCCAGACCCTTGAGGGCAGGACGGGCAAAGACGCCATCCCATTCACTCTTGATATGCAGGCTCTGATCAACAGGTTTGAAGGCAATATGACGTTGCTCAAGGATATTCTTGATCTGTTCGTAGTCGAAGCTGAAGAAAAACTCACGAATCTTGATAAAGCTACTGGGATTCGTGATGCCAAGATGATGGGTGCTTCCCTGCACTCCATTACCAATATTGCCAGCCATGTGTTGGCTATGGAATTGGTCAAGAAATCAAGGGAATTAGAAAAGCGCTGTTATCTTGGTCAAGTGGACTCTGTGATAAGAGAACTGGAACCGTTAAAGAATGGTTTCAAGAAACTGGTCAAGGCCGTGAGTGCCGAAGCTGTGAAGCTGTAA
- a CDS encoding CBS domain-containing protein produces MLVRDWMTVNVISLGVNSSVLDAAEFLREKNIRQFPVIDSQGKLVGIVSDRDIRDAMPSKFIPGDLVTEHGGGLYTLTASDIMTSDPISIHSDAAMTEVAEILVKNKVGGLPVVDGGQLKGIITQADVLRFLCTASGSLRGGAQFAIRMDGRPELLAELLCEIRSVGIIFTSVFTAHDPVQSGFTNAYVTVADMGDMSVEEIVGILQEKYELLFYVVEGVTVDME; encoded by the coding sequence ATGCTGGTCAGAGATTGGATGACAGTCAATGTCATTTCCCTGGGGGTGAATTCGTCCGTTCTGGACGCTGCTGAATTTCTGCGTGAGAAGAACATCCGACAATTTCCTGTCATCGACAGCCAGGGCAAGCTGGTCGGGATTGTATCCGACCGTGACATCCGCGACGCCATGCCGTCAAAATTCATTCCCGGCGATCTCGTAACCGAACACGGAGGTGGGCTTTATACCCTGACCGCCAGCGACATCATGACTTCGGACCCGATTAGCATTCATTCGGATGCCGCTATGACCGAGGTGGCCGAGATTCTTGTGAAAAACAAGGTTGGCGGGCTGCCTGTGGTAGACGGAGGACAGTTGAAGGGCATCATCACCCAGGCAGATGTGCTTCGGTTCCTGTGTACGGCGTCAGGTTCTTTGCGGGGTGGGGCGCAGTTTGCGATCCGTATGGATGGGCGCCCGGAGCTTTTGGCCGAATTGCTGTGCGAAATAAGGAGCGTGGGAATAATATTCACCAGCGTATTCACGGCGCATGATCCTGTTCAATCCGGGTTTACCAATGCCTATGTCACCGTAGCAGACATGGGTGACATGTCTGTGGAAGAGATCGTGGGTATTCTTCAGGAAAAATACGAACTCCTTTTCTACGTGGTCGAGGGCGTGACCGTTGATATGGAATAA
- a CDS encoding response regulator has translation MKTILVVDDAPMIRELLKSVLEAEGYNVVEAVDGEEAIHICQDTRIDLSIIDIFLPKKGGLQVMGELIKADSSHKFIAISGGEAFNPEAIVELAKVYDVVDTFTKPIDTRKLIRVVNEALAD, from the coding sequence ATGAAAACCATACTTGTCGTCGATGACGCCCCTATGATCCGAGAGTTACTCAAGTCAGTACTCGAAGCAGAGGGATACAACGTCGTTGAAGCCGTTGACGGCGAAGAGGCTATTCATATCTGCCAGGACACCCGAATAGACCTCTCCATTATTGATATTTTTCTGCCAAAGAAGGGAGGCCTTCAAGTTATGGGAGAGCTCATCAAGGCTGACAGCTCCCACAAATTCATCGCGATCTCCGGTGGCGAGGCGTTCAATCCAGAAGCCATTGTCGAACTGGCAAAAGTCTATGATGTGGTCGACACCTTCACCAAACCCATTGATACCCGCAAGCTGATACGCGTGGTCAATGAAGCGCTAGCAGATTGA
- a CDS encoding ATP-binding protein has translation MTIKRKPARPTSYVALDETSRALMDSSVESAFVMDVSGYVLAANGAAEKLFDLKPGQTLQQSNIYDLLPKSAADSRKIKIEEAIREVRSVRFEEEIDGRSLVHSIVPVANPWGEVARLAVHTLDLTKLRRTDEDLRREQQRQIFFMESLPGIVYHLYPDQTIRYANRYFRRYFGSPKDKTCKEALNCSSLSCAACPPMKAMNTDRAVEWDWTDSKGRTFHLQCSPMTDSAGERMIMVLGIDITARQRAEDALKLAHDKLEDRVKKRTEELEEANTELTNKSRRLVAAMEKADAATRAKSSFLANMSHEIRTPLNAVLGMSELALTMRDPERKDIYLKRVMEAGNSLLSIINDILDFSKIEARKLTLESLDFDVRRTVNATLDLHMLWAADKGLDMTSTVDESVPTALVGDPSRLRQILINLVSNAIKFTETGSVNIAVTTDSPPADMVPGTPIAVTFTVTDTGMGIPKAKQKTIFDSFLQADDSITRKHGGTGLGLAICTLLVELMGGTLSLESDEGKGSSFSFTANLLVGDPDVLDLQEENQTGTDIPELPELKILLADDNPLNRELATTLLTEKNHTVLAVTNGVQALEALKEDRFDLVLMDVQMPIMDGISATRAIRAPHSGVIDPSVPILALTAHALKGDRERFLKAGMDDYIAKPITMHSFYSAIARNVDKDSAEHEQIRNDQSPTNNGLPFDRATALDMLGGKVDLLDRMDTIFLRDVPDDMAGLMTSFEHRDWDTAMRLAHSIKGAARTVGALKAGAIAEQVEYLCRHQDTPSALKELKSLESEVNSALHYITLARSSAEKSHPAQGA, from the coding sequence ATGACGATCAAAAGAAAACCGGCGCGGCCCACATCCTATGTTGCATTGGACGAGACCTCTCGTGCCTTGATGGACTCATCGGTGGAGTCCGCTTTTGTCATGGATGTGAGTGGCTATGTATTAGCAGCCAACGGAGCAGCAGAAAAGCTCTTCGACCTGAAGCCGGGACAAACCCTTCAACAATCAAACATATACGACCTGCTGCCCAAAAGTGCTGCAGATTCCCGCAAGATCAAGATTGAAGAAGCCATCCGAGAAGTCCGTTCTGTCCGGTTTGAGGAAGAAATTGACGGTCGGTCACTGGTTCACTCCATCGTCCCGGTTGCCAACCCATGGGGAGAAGTGGCCCGACTGGCGGTTCACACCCTTGATCTGACCAAACTGCGACGGACAGACGAAGATCTCCGACGCGAACAGCAGCGCCAGATTTTTTTCATGGAATCCCTGCCGGGCATTGTCTACCATCTCTACCCGGACCAAACCATTCGCTACGCCAATCGTTATTTCAGACGGTATTTCGGCAGCCCCAAAGACAAAACATGCAAGGAAGCCCTGAACTGCTCTTCCCTTTCCTGCGCGGCCTGTCCGCCGATGAAAGCCATGAACACGGACCGGGCTGTGGAATGGGACTGGACCGATTCGAAGGGACGGACATTTCACCTTCAGTGCAGCCCAATGACCGATTCTGCCGGAGAACGCATGATTATGGTCCTCGGCATAGACATCACTGCCAGACAACGAGCCGAAGACGCCCTGAAGCTGGCACACGACAAACTGGAGGATCGGGTCAAGAAGCGGACGGAAGAGCTTGAAGAAGCGAACACCGAGTTGACGAACAAATCCAGACGGCTAGTCGCTGCCATGGAAAAAGCCGATGCCGCAACACGGGCCAAATCATCCTTCCTGGCGAACATGAGCCACGAGATACGCACTCCTCTCAACGCGGTTCTGGGCATGTCCGAACTGGCCTTGACAATGCGCGACCCGGAACGCAAGGACATCTATCTCAAAAGGGTCATGGAAGCAGGGAATTCCCTGCTTTCCATCATCAACGACATTCTCGATTTCTCCAAGATCGAAGCCCGCAAGCTGACTCTTGAATCCTTGGATTTCGACGTACGCCGGACCGTGAACGCCACACTGGATCTGCACATGCTCTGGGCTGCAGACAAGGGGTTGGACATGACCTCTACCGTGGACGAATCTGTGCCGACTGCGCTGGTGGGAGATCCATCACGACTGCGCCAAATTCTCATCAATCTTGTGTCCAATGCCATCAAGTTCACTGAAACAGGCAGTGTTAATATCGCCGTAACAACGGACAGCCCCCCCGCTGACATGGTGCCGGGCACCCCAATCGCCGTAACATTCACCGTAACAGACACCGGCATGGGCATCCCCAAGGCAAAACAAAAAACCATTTTCGACTCATTCCTGCAGGCAGATGATTCCATTACCCGCAAACATGGAGGAACAGGCCTTGGCCTCGCCATCTGCACACTGTTGGTGGAACTCATGGGCGGCACACTCTCTCTCGAAAGCGACGAAGGCAAAGGGAGTTCGTTTTCCTTCACTGCCAATCTCCTCGTTGGCGACCCGGATGTCTTGGATTTGCAGGAAGAAAACCAGACTGGAACCGACATCCCCGAACTGCCGGAACTCAAGATACTCCTAGCCGATGACAATCCACTCAACCGGGAACTGGCAACGACTCTGCTGACCGAAAAAAATCATACGGTCCTGGCTGTTACAAACGGCGTTCAGGCCTTGGAGGCACTCAAGGAAGACCGCTTTGATCTCGTCCTCATGGACGTTCAGATGCCTATCATGGATGGCATTTCGGCCACCCGTGCCATCCGCGCACCCCATTCCGGCGTGATTGACCCCTCTGTTCCCATTCTGGCCCTGACCGCCCATGCCCTCAAAGGAGATCGCGAACGATTTCTGAAGGCAGGAATGGACGATTACATTGCCAAACCCATCACCATGCACAGTTTCTACAGTGCCATAGCCCGAAACGTCGACAAGGATTCGGCAGAGCACGAACAAATAAGGAATGACCAATCGCCAACAAACAACGGCCTCCCCTTTGACAGGGCAACGGCTCTGGACATGCTCGGAGGCAAGGTTGATTTGCTCGATCGTATGGACACCATTTTTCTCCGCGATGTCCCTGACGACATGGCGGGATTGATGACCTCCTTTGAACATCGCGACTGGGACACAGCCATGAGGCTTGCCCACTCAATCAAGGGCGCGGCCAGGACCGTCGGAGCACTGAAAGCCGGCGCCATCGCCGAACAAGTGGAATATCTCTGTAGACACCAAGACACGCCATCTGCCCTAAAAGAACTCAAAAGTCTTGAATCCGAAGTAAATTCTGCGTTACACTATATTACTCTGGCGCGAAGTTCGGCAGAGAAGAGCCATCCAGCCCAAGGAGCATAA
- a CDS encoding radical SAM protein codes for MDYQGMIIRPPSEAGSILLQVTLGCSHGKCAFCGAYLDKPFGIKDRETVRRDIEFASMNCQRQRRLFLCDGDAMILPHERLTDILRQVRKSLPWVTRVGVYANAKSLERKSDSELCELRELGLGIVYMGLESGDDYILKAMNKNGDSAYIVSQGRRVREAGFKLNVTVINGLGGVERSSVHARETARALSEMDPDQIGALSLMLVPGTPLHGQWERGEFALPDASGMLTEIREMLSGLNLTRGLFLANHASNYLPLKVRLPSGKQAALERIDLALSGKASLTPESLRRL; via the coding sequence ATGGACTACCAGGGGATGATCATACGTCCTCCCAGTGAAGCCGGGAGCATACTGCTGCAGGTTACTCTTGGGTGTTCGCACGGAAAATGCGCCTTTTGCGGTGCGTATCTGGATAAACCGTTTGGCATAAAAGATCGTGAAACAGTCCGTCGGGACATTGAGTTTGCCTCCATGAACTGTCAAAGGCAGCGGCGGCTCTTTTTGTGTGACGGCGATGCTATGATCCTCCCGCATGAAAGGCTGACGGATATCCTTCGGCAGGTTCGGAAAAGTCTGCCATGGGTTACACGTGTGGGCGTGTATGCCAATGCCAAGAGCCTTGAACGCAAGTCTGATTCCGAACTTTGCGAACTGCGGGAACTGGGGTTGGGGATCGTTTACATGGGGCTGGAATCAGGTGACGATTATATCCTCAAGGCAATGAATAAGAATGGAGACTCTGCGTACATAGTGTCTCAGGGGCGTCGCGTGCGAGAGGCCGGGTTCAAACTCAATGTGACCGTTATCAATGGATTGGGCGGCGTGGAACGCTCATCCGTTCATGCCCGTGAAACGGCGCGCGCCCTGAGTGAAATGGACCCGGATCAGATCGGGGCACTCAGCCTGATGCTGGTGCCGGGAACGCCGCTGCATGGGCAATGGGAGCGCGGTGAGTTTGCATTGCCTGATGCTTCAGGCATGTTGACCGAGATTCGAGAGATGCTGTCCGGGTTGAACCTGACTCGCGGCCTGTTCCTTGCGAATCATGCTTCAAATTATCTTCCGCTCAAGGTTCGGCTGCCATCGGGCAAACAGGCGGCTCTGGAACGTATTGATCTGGCCTTGTCAGGCAAGGCCTCTTTGACGCCAGAATCGTTGCGCCGCCTTTGA
- a CDS encoding amidohydrolase family protein encodes MSFTRREFLFSLIGLGATPAFPTLADAMSKGKTAIAARIFTGEGSLPLNDHAVLIHQGLIENIVPVDAIRDRPVLHFADSTILPGIINAHCHRIHAPGDRRKRWLKRGVTAVGDVGSPMEAMPLLAESPPSTTATARFTGPMLTPPGGYPLPVHDHKYALIVNSPPEAREAVTMLAGQGATMIKISFEPGPLPEPWPVFDARTAATICNTARKLGLTVRCHVEDFSGLEPALNAGVHSIEHVPHRWHTHGQIRSILTEDKQPIAQYISLLERMKQEDIVLTPTLDVLSRSPWQGAALFEPVRTFHAMGGRIAVGNDYPYRRTDAGMSSREMRLLCKAGMSPLDVMRAATQGSAAACGFTDRGRLLPGMVADMIVTQGNPALSLECLNSPLQVIKDGEFIE; translated from the coding sequence ATGTCCTTCACCCGACGCGAGTTCCTCTTTTCGCTGATCGGTCTCGGGGCCACTCCTGCGTTTCCAACCCTGGCAGACGCCATGTCCAAGGGGAAGACAGCCATTGCCGCACGTATTTTCACAGGCGAAGGTTCTCTCCCTCTCAACGATCATGCAGTCCTGATACACCAAGGGCTTATCGAAAACATTGTTCCTGTCGATGCCATCAGGGATCGTCCCGTACTGCACTTTGCGGACTCGACTATTCTTCCTGGTATTATCAACGCCCATTGCCACCGAATCCATGCTCCGGGGGACCGACGGAAACGATGGTTGAAGAGGGGCGTTACAGCCGTCGGTGACGTTGGATCACCCATGGAGGCCATGCCCCTGCTGGCAGAGTCTCCGCCGAGCACCACAGCCACAGCAAGATTCACCGGCCCCATGCTCACCCCGCCCGGAGGGTATCCGCTTCCTGTCCATGACCACAAATATGCCCTGATCGTGAACTCCCCCCCAGAGGCTCGCGAAGCGGTGACCATGCTGGCCGGGCAGGGCGCAACTATGATCAAAATTTCTTTTGAGCCCGGGCCTCTACCCGAACCATGGCCTGTATTCGACGCCCGAACGGCCGCAACCATCTGCAATACAGCCCGCAAGCTCGGCCTGACAGTCCGATGTCATGTGGAAGATTTCTCCGGTCTGGAACCGGCTTTGAATGCCGGAGTCCATTCGATAGAACACGTCCCGCATCGATGGCACACCCATGGACAAATCCGCTCCATTCTCACTGAAGACAAACAGCCGATCGCTCAATATATCTCTTTGTTGGAACGCATGAAACAGGAAGATATCGTGCTGACGCCCACTTTGGATGTCTTGAGCCGTTCGCCGTGGCAGGGGGCAGCCCTTTTCGAACCTGTCCGGACTTTCCATGCCATGGGTGGACGTATTGCTGTCGGCAACGACTATCCCTACAGGCGAACGGATGCAGGCATGTCGTCCCGCGAGATGCGCCTGCTGTGCAAAGCAGGCATGTCGCCTCTTGATGTCATGAGGGCCGCAACCCAAGGCTCTGCCGCAGCGTGCGGTTTTACCGACCGGGGAAGGCTGCTTCCGGGAATGGTTGCAGACATGATCGTGACACAGGGCAACCCCGCTCTCAGCCTGGAATGTCTGAATAGCCCGTTGCAGGTTATCAAGGATGGTGAATTCATTGAATGA
- a CDS encoding HDOD domain-containing protein, with protein sequence MGKESTYESVFMARQPIFDANNETWGYMMLFRDSEDASRAIFADNSEATMNLVANLPLCGGACGNQARLLIHFTPEAVIRGVPYAVPWDKTMIILEEMTDPDDTLIVALGDLLIDGYEFAINNFEGKPGCERLTELADTLIIDMKDKDEADLQAIVTQSKKYGPSRIIAKRVETNEDLKKAKGAGFTLFHGFFFKKPLIETGRKINSSKMTRLKLFEIIEKDEPDFDALAPAIEADVAISYRLLNFLNSANFSFATTVTSIKQAVVLTGWKPIRNWLRLIILTDLAPSEKTMELAYLSAHRAKLFETAALGSGYENESDKLFMVGLFSLLDAMLNIPMKEITDHLPVDKEIKATLCNKKTKYSPWIDLAKAIEESDWEEVGKRAKALNLLPGTVAVSYQHAFTWADTFFATSTSGK encoded by the coding sequence ATGGGTAAGGAAAGCACCTACGAATCCGTCTTTATGGCTCGACAACCCATCTTCGACGCGAACAACGAAACCTGGGGCTACATGATGCTTTTCAGGGACAGCGAAGATGCCTCTCGAGCCATATTTGCAGACAACTCCGAAGCCACCATGAATCTCGTAGCCAACCTTCCCCTCTGCGGGGGTGCGTGTGGCAATCAGGCCCGACTCTTGATCCATTTTACCCCTGAGGCCGTCATTCGAGGCGTCCCCTATGCAGTCCCTTGGGACAAGACCATGATTATCCTCGAAGAAATGACCGACCCCGATGACACCCTTATCGTCGCCCTCGGCGATCTGCTGATTGACGGGTATGAGTTCGCCATCAACAACTTTGAAGGGAAACCGGGCTGTGAACGTCTGACAGAACTGGCCGACACATTGATCATCGACATGAAAGACAAGGATGAAGCTGACCTCCAGGCCATTGTCACGCAGAGCAAAAAATATGGTCCATCCAGAATAATCGCCAAACGAGTTGAAACCAACGAAGACCTGAAAAAGGCTAAAGGGGCCGGGTTCACCCTGTTCCATGGCTTTTTCTTCAAGAAACCCTTGATCGAAACAGGCCGAAAAATCAATTCCTCCAAAATGACACGTCTCAAGCTTTTCGAAATTATCGAAAAAGACGAGCCTGATTTTGACGCACTGGCTCCGGCCATCGAAGCAGACGTGGCAATCAGCTACCGTTTACTCAACTTTCTCAACTCCGCGAATTTCAGCTTTGCCACCACGGTAACATCCATCAAACAGGCCGTTGTTCTGACAGGATGGAAGCCTATCCGCAACTGGCTCAGACTCATCATTCTCACAGACCTCGCTCCCTCAGAAAAAACCATGGAACTCGCATACCTGTCCGCACACCGAGCCAAGCTCTTTGAAACAGCAGCTCTGGGAAGCGGCTACGAAAATGAATCTGACAAGCTCTTCATGGTCGGGCTCTTCTCCCTGCTGGACGCCATGCTCAACATTCCCATGAAAGAAATTACCGATCATCTTCCGGTGGACAAGGAAATCAAAGCCACCCTGTGTAACAAAAAGACCAAATATTCCCCATGGATTGATTTGGCCAAAGCCATTGAGGAATCAGACTGGGAAGAAGTCGGAAAGCGTGCCAAGGCGTTGAACCTGCTCCCCGGAACCGTTGCTGTCAGCTATCAACATGCCTTCACCTGGGCTGACACCTTCTTTGCTACTTCAACCTCCGGAAAATAA